ATTGACTTAATCGAATTACCTATTGATTCAATTTTTCAAATTTATGGTGTTCGAGATGAATACATTATAGATGGAAATTATCAAAAATACAGTAGGCTCCTCTTTGAATTAGATCCAAATAATAAGTCATTATACAAAGAACTAAAAAATACTGATGAAAAAACTATTGTAATTTTTCCAACATTTACGGCCACAGCATACAATTCTCCTGGATTCTATAATTACTATAACGGTCTTTGTGATGAAACATGTCTTTCTGTCCCAATCGTTTCAATTCTACGAACTGAAATAGGAGGAAATGGCGCACAAATTTTAAAGCTATTAAATTATAATTTTCTATCTGATGTGGATATAGACAAAAATCCCAAAATTTTAGCCAAATTTGACAAAGTAATTTTATTGCATAATGAGTATGTAACAAAAAAACAGTTTGATGCGATTACCTCTCATCCTAATGTGATCTATCTTTATCCTAATGCATTACATGCTGAAATTGAAGTTGATTATGATTCTAACACAATAACTTTGATTCGAGGACATGGATATGCAGACAAATATAATGGATTTGACTGGGAATTTGATAACACACAGCCATATGAGTATGATTTAGATTGTAATGACTGGGAATTTTACGAAATCCCTAATGGAAAAATGCTAAATTGTTTTCCTGAAAGGCAACTTTACGAAGATGATTCATTGCTTAGAGCTCTTAAAGAACTATAAAAAATTAAAAATAAGAAACATTCGTCTTTTCTACTCTACTCAAACGTTGTTGTAGAGCTTTGAGACGAAAGTCCAGTTGAAGATGGTACAGATGGGAATTTATCTCCTATCTGTTGCTCAGCTACTGCAGATGCTTCTTGTAGAATCTTGTCAGTTTCTTCACTTGAAACATCAGATTCCATACTAAATGAATCTCCTGCCAGGGAGTCCATCATTAATCCATTAAGTGTCTGGGTCATACTGTTCAATTCTGAATCAGCTTCTGGCATGAATCTTCCTAGTGATGACTTCAATCCCTTCATTGTAGACATCGCTGGTCCAATTGCTACCATAGCATCACCAAGATCATGAATAGTTGTCAGTCTTAGTTGGACTTGTTCTAATGACATTCTTGCATTGCCGAGCATCTTTGTAACCTTACGAATTTCAGCTAATTCGTTGGACAAAACTCTACTTGTGCTAGTATCATGTTGTTGCATTGCGGTTACCACTCGTTGAAAGAGTTGCGCATCTCTTTCGTGCAGCTTACCTAACATAGAGTCCATTTTTGATATTTGGACTTGTAGTTTGTTTACTGCAGTTTGAATTCGTGGTTTTAATGCACCTTGAGGCTTTACTGCTTCTCGGAGTTTGCCAGTTACACTTTGAGTCTCTTGTCGAGCCCAAGTTTTATCGAAGTTTGGCATGGTTGATGTTTTAGAAATTTAGTCTTAATGGACAGTGTAA
This DNA window, taken from Nitrosopumilus sp. b3, encodes the following:
- a CDS encoding Snf7 family protein, with product MPNFDKTWARQETQSVTGKLREAVKPQGALKPRIQTAVNKLQVQISKMDSMLGKLHERDAQLFQRVVTAMQQHDTSTSRVLSNELAEIRKVTKMLGNARMSLEQVQLRLTTIHDLGDAMVAIGPAMSTMKGLKSSLGRFMPEADSELNSMTQTLNGLMMDSLAGDSFSMESDVSSEETDKILQEASAVAEQQIGDKFPSVPSSTGLSSQSSTTTFE